CACAATTTCATGCTCCGACGCAGGAAGTGAAATGATGGGAAGAAAAGACGGGAAGAAAAACGAGACTTAGTCCCTCACAGCGTCTGctcgttttatatatataacaaaCCAACGATGATTACAACTCCCTGTCCTACTACTTCGGAAactgtttaacaaataaaaacaaaacGACGAAAACAACGTCGTCCCTTAATCCATGCAACTAACATTTAAAATATACCTCGTGCCCAACGCACGTAACAAAACATTCAAACGAACGCGTCATCCCAACGCTCGTAACAAAACCATGCAGATTTAAATTGACAACACGTCAGCTCACCGTGAAGCCGGTGGGCGCTGCCTCACCTCCGCGTGATTCGTGCAAACACACCCGTCAGGGTTATCTCCAACATCCTTTTGTAATGAGATCGGGATCTCGCCGGAGAGCCGGTTGGATGAGAGGTCGAGGATGGAGAGGTTCTGAAGCTTGCCGAATTCCTCCGGGATTGATCCACTTAATTGATTCATCGAGACGTCGATCTCTTTCAACCCCAAGGCGCCAATTGTTCCGTCGATGTTGATCTCTCCAGTTAGATTGTTTGCAGATAAATAAAGGTACTTTAGCTTCTTTAGACTCCAGATGAATTCAGGGATCTCGCCCTTCAAATTAGTCTTGCTCATCAACAGGGAGCTCAACTGTGTCAAATTGCGGAAAGTTGAGGGGATCGTTGCCGGAGCGAAGAAATTGCCATCGAGAGCAAGATTCTTGATAGCCTGGAGCCGGCCGATGGAGGGGGGAATGTCTCCGATGAAGTTATTGTATGAGAGGATGAGGTCAGTGAGACCGGGAGAGAGACGGTAGATATCGGAGGGGATCACACCGACGAAGTAGTTCCAGGATAGGTCGAGGTGCAAGAGGTTAGAGCAGTTGTAGAGGGACGTGGGAAAGGAGGTGGTGATGTAGTTGTCACTGAGGTCGAGAAAGGAGAGACTTCTCAGCTCGCAGATGGTGGTGGGGATCGGTTGGCTGATGCTTTCGTTGACGAGTGTGATCTCGGTGACAGAGCCATGAGCGGAGCATCCGATTCCGGTCCAGTTGCAGTGGTTGGTGGAGTTGGAGTCGTTCCAAGAGCTGAGAACCGAGGGCTTTCCCCAATCCTCCCTGATTCGGAGGAGAATTTGCCTCTCTCCATCCTCTGTTTTCGTTTGGGATGCGGCTagcgaagagaaggagaagatgataagcaaaaggagagaagaagagatggCTTCTGCCGCCATTAATTTTGGGGGATCGGGCTGAGAACACCAACAGGGGCTGAGTTCGCGAGCTTTTGTGGACGGCAATAGCGGCATGGGCACGAGCCATACATAAGTATTGGGGCTCTAGGAGAGAACGTCAGAGATGGAAAATGGCGGTCTGCTGGATAATTTCTCCGACACGCTAGTTTGAACGGTTACTACAGTCCCGGCCACGAGCCATACATAAGTATTAGTGGGGTCCACCCATACCGTGTGGGGGCCTGGAGGGAGCGCAAATGTACCAGCCATTTGCGTGTTGGTGGGGTCCACCTGGTGCCGTATGCCCCGCCTGCTTGCCGCTAAAGTGGATTGATGAGCTTGCACTCCGCGATGGTTGGACGTCCAAAACCTAAAGGAGCTGAGCTGTCTTTTATGAGTAACAAGCAATCCATCTCTACTGCCATTATGAATCTGTATCCTAATGCCCCATATCCACGGCTGCTGTTACAAAACACACTTTTGTAGTTGCGTGCAATATATAATCAACTTGATGATTTTTCCTACCTGCGAAGACAGAATTACTTTATTGTGTTAACAAGATCTAAGAGtagatatatttattttctacataTAATCCCCATTTATGGCAGATATTCTAACCAATAAGAACAGAATTGAAGTAACGGAGCGGAAAAGTTATACATTTAACATATAAGGGAAGAGAAATTTGAGAACACTCATGCTTGATGTCggaaattaattttaatttttttataaaaaaagttaattttttaataaaattaatttatttttttttataaaaggttccatttgttaaaaaaattatttttaaaaattatgtatTGGCTAttaaaattaatgcaagtttaCTTGCATTTATTGATATCCAGTTCAGGTTTAGTTAGACTTTGCGGATGATAGGCTAACGACCACACATATATGCACAGGTTTGCTTGGCTAGGCTCGGCTGGCCATGTCGCATGTGTGATGAGACGATCGATGCGTACACCATCCAGTGTAGAGTTTATATTCTGTTTGTACCATCGCCCCCGTTGGCATCTCTTCTAACAATAGGTAGCACTGTTATGTGGCTGCATCAACATGGAATCCTAAAATCAACATATGAATAGTCATCCATAGAGGGATATCACCATGTAAATATTAGTCGATCAGTTGTCAACCCATTGAAGGTGTGCGAGACCAAGAATCATCCAGCGGTTGTTTTGCCTTGCAACGCCAAACACTACAACAATTAAAAGAGATATTAGTGATAAAAAAATTGATGACAGAGAAAATTTTGTCAATGAAAGTGTAATTTTGGTGATGGACATTAACTTTTGTTTAGTAtttttttcatgataaaaattatttatattggAAAAATACCTTACCAAATTTATGGCGCCAATTTCTGCCATATGAAGGGAATTTTTTTTGACGACCTTTACTATATCGTGACAAAATTTAATTTCGTGATGAAATATCTTAATCActaaatatttttgttattgGTGACTTAAATTTCTTCtcacatatttttattttatttataaaatataaaaatagtctATGATTGCTttcataagaaaaataatagtgTCACCAAATATTACGTGCCAATTTTCTTCATATGGAGGAAATTTTTTATAACAATTCTTACTATATTGTGACAAAGTTTATCATCACTAAAAATTCGtaaattttgatatgaaatatCGTCGGTCACTAAATATTTATGCTTTTGGTGACCTACATTTctcgtcatctatttttgttttattttaaaaatttagaagTTAGCTATGACTACCATTCGTGACAAAAATAACAATGGCACCAATGATTACAAATTTCATGACAATAGGTCACCAAACTAATGTTGTaaatttttagcaatgaaacttattGTCATAGAAAAATTtcatcattacaaatatgatacaaATTTTGCGTAGTTTTGAGAAAAAGTTTGCATGAAGATTTTTAACCATACCATAATTGTTGTCACTAACAACGCATAATTTCTGATAAAAGCTATTATATCACTAAATATCATTGTAATTATCATTCAAAATATATGGAAATTAATTATCTATAACCGTTATTGGTGGCAATAAAATTACATCACTAATATTGACAAAAACTTAGGTTTATCACCTCATTAATATCACTAATTTTTTTAGTAGCAAAAATTATATTCATAAAAAAGTTTTGTCAGCATAAATATGGTACCAAAAATTATAGTAATTAGATAATAATCTAAGATTTAAATATTAAACTTATATTGAATCCGATTCAAGTAAAGTTTGGATAACTGTTCTAAcctgttttgaattaaaaatatattaaaaattaaactattAACATCTTGGATCCAGAATTGAAGGATTTGAACTATTCAAAGtattaaaattttctatattaaatatcattattattttttaattatagcatgaataaaaataatcatgaattatgtatttttaaataaCTTTAAAACATATgtaaaaaatattgaaatatgtgaattactggtacttcaaaatattttaaacaaaATGTTTCAAAATATTACAAAGAATAAAATAAGTTAATCTTTTTTTGTCAAAAGGAAGAGGATTGAACTTTAAATGAAAATaactaattattaaaatataaattaccataatatatttgaaatgagcatattTTTATAATGTGGAGAATTATCTAATCTTTTAGTGATAAAATTTTCTTACTTTTTGTGATAAACGatattatcacaaaatataatctttttgatgatgagttTGTTTATTCACCATAGATAATTTTAAGTGACAAAGAATATCCTTTAccgacaatttttttttactttttatgatgaataatATTATCACTAAAATATAATCTCTCTGATGAGGAATTTATTTACATCGCCAGAGATTATTTTTGGTGATGAAATATTATATCATGATAAAATTGTCAATTTCTTGTGTCAGAAACTATTGCCATGAAATACTTTATTATTTTGTGATgagtatattttttataataattaatatattttgttagcaaaatatttttatgatcGTCATATATCTTTGACGATGCATTTTTTCTGATGAGTATCATGATAATTTTTTTCATCAAcaaaaaatttttatattaaaattattttttctaataacaattttttattaaatatatgattttttgtTGCAGTGGAAGCTCTAGGAAAGCCGGTCTTCAATTTTTGGAGTGGGATGGTGAGCATAAAAGAGTCTAGAAGTCTAGCCAGGCAAAAGAGATAACAAGGAGGACGAGAAAAGGATGGGAGCCGCGTCAAGTTCTTTTCAACGGCTCCTCCACGTCCTTCTACAAATGCCGGTGAGCATAAAAGAGTTTGGAAGTCTAGCCTGACGAAAGAGAGAGGAACGAGGACGAGAAAAGGATGGGAGCCGCGTCGTTGAAGTTTTTTCCAATGACTCTCCCGCGTCCTTCTACAAATGCCGGTGAGCATAAAAGAGTTTGGAAGTCTCCAGCCAAGCAAAAGAGATAAGAAGGAGGACGAGAAAAGGATGGGAGCCTCGTTTTCGAAGTTCTTTTCAACGACTCCACCTCGTCTTCTACAAATGCCAGTGAGCATAAAAGAGTTTGGAAGTCTAGCCACGCCAAAGAGATAAGGAGGAGAACCACGGGAACCTTATCCCCTTGTTCTACGCGGTCCGACTCAGTCAACCAAAAAATTGAGCCGTTAACATGGGAGGTCCAGCAGGCAGGCTGCATGGCTTCTCGTGATCGATTAGAGGTGAGATTCTTGACACCCATCTCTCAGAGCACCCGAATGTACACCCTCACACGGTTTCTCGGACATGGAAGGCTGCATACAAAGTGGCGATACAAAGGTGTCAGTGGAGAGTGGAGGGTTTGGATAAAGTGAGGGGGGAAGAATATTGACTAAAGAGGTTACTCTTGAAAGGGTTGGGGGATAGgggtggggaagaagaagaactgaGCGGGGAACACATTCTCTAGGTTGTATGTGGTTGCAGAATAAATTTTTCAGAAAGTTAATTGCCGGTCCCTCAGACTCCACTATAATAGAAAGCCCCCGTTGACTGACTGTGTATTTGCCGGTCCATAGAACTATTGGCATTAGCCACTAAGAAAGTGAGGTAGTTATTACTTTGGAAATTATTTGTCTAGAGAGGGTCTGATTCGCTCTCCGACCGCCGGCGCTCAACTTCTCTCCTCCATTGTCGCTGTCGACAAGCCCTTAGCTCTTGCTTACACCGACTCCCTCTTTGCCTGCCTCCCCGCCCCCACCTCATTTGCCTGGCACTCTATGATCCGGGCCCATGCCCATGCGTGGGACTCGGCGCCCGCCCTCCATCTCCTCTATCGGATGCTCCGCTCCCCCACATGACCCGATAATTATGTGTTGTCAGCATGTGCTCGAGTTGGAGCTCGTGGATAGGGCGAGTGGATTCGAGCTTATGTTGATAAGAATGGAATTGAAATCAAGGGATTTTTAGCGACTGTGCTTGTCGACATGTATTTAAAGTGTGGAAGCATAGAGAAAATTTTGCAGGGGTTTAGTGGCACTTCTAAGAAGGATGTTATTACATGGAATTAACGCAATGAGAGATGGTTTAAGTAGCCATGGCTTTGGGGAGCATGCATTGAGGCTATTTGAGGGGATGCCAAGAAATGGTTTGGTGCGCAATGGAGTGACTTTTGTGAATATGCTCTCTGCTTGTAGCCATGAGGGATTGTTGAACGAAAGATGCTGGATTTTCGATGATACGGCTCGACCGCTCGAGTGTATGGAATTGAACTAGAGATTAGAGCATTATGGATATATGCATGGTTGATTTGCTTCGTCGAGCTGGGCTTTTGGAGGAGGCCAAGGAGCTCTTAAGAAGAGGGCCAGTCAAGGATGCATCGGTGCTTTGGAGGTCTCTTTTGAGTGCTTGTAGGGAACATGGGGATGTTGAGTTGGCAGAGAGGGTAGCTGGGTCTTTTTGATAGCTCTTGTTACATTCACTTGTTGATGCAAGGAAGGCGAGGGAGATGATGAAGGTGTAACAAGTTAAAAAAGGAACCAGCTTGTAGCACAATTGAAGTGGACAAAGCCATTTATGAGTTCTTTGTGGGTGATTGAAAATATCTTAATACCAAGCTTATCTATAGTGATACATAACCTGGCTGTACAAAGGATTCGAGGTATTCTTGGCTATTTGTCAAAACTAACCATTTCACTGAGGGATCCAAGCCTTTTTGAAGAAATGTCATTTATGGGTCATGGGTGTACAAGTTTCGCATGTCAATTAATCAACCATGCATATAAAATGAATATACAATAAAATGGTAATCTTATTCCCATATAAACTCCATAATAAATTAGCTCTGATATGTAACAAAATGTTGAACATGTGCAAATATTACATAATGCAATTGTTTGGAAGTGATGGTCTACAGAGTTGAGCCAATAACTACAGCTTAAAGAAAAGGAGAACACCGACgcgatttttttttggggacaGTAACCAGTAAAAAAGCTTCCAGCGACGCTTTTTTTTGCGTCGGCGTCTGGGTgcattaccgacgcttataaacgTCGGAATATTTAATCACCGACGCTTTTATGCGTCGGCATAACGGAGAACACGACGACGCTTtaagcgtcgtcggacttcATTCCTCCCGCAGACCCCCTCCCTCTAAAGCCCTAAATCCCCATCTCACGCCGACCGACTCCCTCTCTTCTCAACCCTTTTCACCGATCTCATCCATTCTCCTCCGCCGAGCGCTCTCCGTCGTCGCGATGGGGGGAGTCGCTGCTGATGCGGGCGTTGAGCAAGCGGCGGACGtgggtcttcctcttcctcgtcgtctactccctcctcctctcctcctcctggaacctcctcctctccatccgcTCCTGGTACAACTCGGCggccgcctccgcctcctcccgCGCCGCCGCCGGCTGGAAGGCCCTCTACGCCTCCATGCTCTACGGAGGGGTCTTCGGCCTGCTCTCCATGGGGGCGGCGCTGGCTGTGGCGGTGCCGGCCACGTTGGTCACTGGATCACGATCCTCGTGCTGCTCGCCTTCGCCGGAAAGCCCCGACGGGCGCTCGTCGCCGACGGCCGTCGGATCACCGCCGACATCGCCGGTTTCGCGCTCAAGATCCTCCTCCGAGAGGAAAACCTCGTCGTCGTCGGCGCCGTCCTCAGCTTCGTTGCCCTCCTCCTCCGACGGAGACGAGGCGGAGGTGAGGACCAAGGTTTTTGTTCTATCATTGCATCTCCAGAGTCTTTCAGAATATTTCGTCTAAatcattacatttttttttcataatctaTAAAATTTGGATTTATAGTTGTACCTTGTCTATTTTGTGTTAATGCTTTTTGGTGGATAGCTATATTCTTCCTTAATTCCTGGGATTTTCTTCATTTACTTCTTGCTGTTGTCACTAGAATCCGAGGATAAAGTATGGCCTTGGATGTCTCTCATCTAATTCTATGTAATTCTCTTTTTCTTGGAGttaaccttttcttttgttgctttTTATTGACCGAAATTGGTCCATTGCATTGTTATTGCTTGAAGGTCTTTCCTCTGCTcttttggtgtgcttttgaggtTTAATTGTTTTGGGTGGGAAAAATTGTGTTACAAGCTCATGATTAATAGATAACAAGATTGTTCTCTTGTATTTTCCTCCTTCCCACCATTTGTGTTACTCGATCTATTGTTCTGCTTCTTTATTTAGCTGACTGAGctctttttgcttatttttcacTGAAATTGTGCCTTCCGTTATTATCTTGTTTAAAGCATTACTGAATGTTTTGAACTCTGATTTGATAACTCACTGGTGATATGGAACATTGAATGGAGATTTGTAGGAGATTTTTTGCCCAACACATACTCGTATGTTGACAGGGCTTTACACATATGGTGTCTTTTTATCCTTATGTTTGCACCAATAATGTGGCTTACATGTTCTTCATGTGATCTGAGAACTAGATCAGTTTCATGAGTGAACAATGGCTAGGCCTTTGACTGACATGTGAGCCTTGCAGTCAAGTTTTAGGCATGTCATATGGTTTTTTGTCTTTCTCAATGTTGGCGAAGAGAATGGCCAAACCAGCTACCGCACAAAGTGTTCTGAATTTTTATTTGTAGAATTTTAAGGCTCACCAAAATTGTTTGTAGTAGAGTTTCTGTCCAACATAATCTCTACCACGATTTAAGTAGAAATTTCTTTTTTACTAGCAtagtatttctttttttttggtggggggcTGTCTGATTGCTGCaggattaaataaaaaaagaagtcgAAAGGTAGGCAATCCTTAATAATATAGTAATACTCTATGGCCAAAATTTTTCAGCTTGTGCTTTGCTTCATATCATCTCCAACATGGCAATCATGATTGTCATGCAGAACAGCTTTACAAGCTGATTCATTACATTCAATGCTACTGTGCCTTTtccttgtcttcttttttttcaaggaAATTGCTTCTTAGTACTATGACTTTATCTATAATCATATGTTTACATGTGTTCTCTTATGTTTATTGATCACTTCAATTGGACTCTATCATCTAGGTACCCATCATACTGTCGACCAAATATATGGCCTTCCATTTCTTTGCCTGAGCTTGAACAAGGTACATGGGTTAATGGATTTACATTCCCAGACCATAGAGTTAATATGTTCTTAGTTTGGGTAAGTAAGAAGTGCGAACTGCATCAATGGATGAATTGCTCattgtttttgttgtttgtGTGTGCTGTTATTCTCATTGAACCTCAATGGATTTGGCTTACTTGTTTAGGACTATGGACAGTTTTAAGTTCCTAAAGTTGTCGGCCTGTTGCCTGTGTCTGCCATATGCTCATCTCATTCATGACTGTAGGTTAATGAGGAAGCAAGTGATAAAGTTTTGGAGGTGGAACGGAAATATAATGAGATTCGAAGACCTGTCTACATTAAACGGAATGAGATCATCCAATCCATTCCAGACTTTTGGTTAACTGCGGTTcgtaatctctctttttttagtaATTATATATTTAAGCTACAACCTCTTTTTTGGAACATTCTCATCtaatagtttttcttttttgtatttCTGTGTGTAATGCTTAACTCTTTAGTTCCTGAGTCATCCTGCTCTTAGCAATCTTCTGACAGAGGAAGACCAAAAGGTATGCATGCTGTTATTTTTGAAACATGCTGTGTTCAAACTAAGTGTGGTGGAAATTGTTACTCCATCCAGAATAAATATATTAACTATATCAATTAGAGATATCATTTTAGGACCTTTGTCAGCTTCTTCTGGATTTATCTGATGTCTGGTATTACTTGGAACCCATTATAGATTTCCAGGTGCTTGTGTTAATAAAGTTCCTTTGATGCAGATTTTCAAGTATTTGGTTTCATTGGACGTTGAAGATTGTCAAGATTTGAAGTCAGGCTACTCCATTATATTTGTGAGATGTTGTTTGTTTTTGACGAAATAGCCATTCTGTTGCTATGAATAAGTATATTCTTGTGATTTATTATCTTTAATCAATTGACTGGgtgtttgtaatgtatagaactTCTCTCCTAACCCATATTTTGAAGACACAAAGCTTGTGAAGACTTATTCCTTCACTGAGGAAGGAGTGGCTAATATAACCGGTACGACTATCAAGTGGAAGGAGGGTATGGTAAGGTTATTATCTTATGCGGTAATCATTGATATTTTTCTGAGTCAGGTATTAGTTTTAATGTTTGTTTCTCATAATATCTTGTAGGAGATTGCCAATGGTAATGGTCATGAGAAGAAGGGAAGCAAGCGACCTTTTACTGAGGAAAGGTTGGCTTTAGTACCATGTAATCTTGTTTTATAAGCAATTGCTGGATATTTAACTGATTTTGTCACGTTGAGTATCTGATAATTTATGATACTTCTGCTGTTGTTGCTTTCAATATTAGAATTattcatatttatgtatatCATATGCATATTCTTTCCAAGTAGATCGCCGTTCACATTTCCCTCCTAGTTCTTCTTAGAAGACCAGGAATCTTATTTTTGCTATGGCTATGGCTATGGCATGCAAGCAGTCAAGGACTCCATAGTGCATATACAATGTGTAGGCTGCATATACAGACAATATGCAATTTGTATCAACATCCATGTAGTGCCCCAGCATGAAATCCATCAAAGGCCAGCCTTCTTAAGTCCTTCCTTCAACATGCATATAaataagtatcatatttttttgaagAGCTTAATAAATTTTGTATTCTTAACTTCTTAAGGTTTTTTTATTACAGGTTCCTGATACTTCATCTGCGCGTAGAAATGGTGACCCCATTGATCCCTGAagcttttattttggagttttatatgtatttttttatgcttttcgAAGTACATTGCAAATGTAAATTGAcagtatg
This portion of the Phoenix dactylifera cultivar Barhee BC4 chromosome 11, palm_55x_up_171113_PBpolish2nd_filt_p, whole genome shotgun sequence genome encodes:
- the LOC120112396 gene encoding NAP1-related protein 2-like isoform X2; translated protein: MFTCVLLCLLITSIGLYHLGTHHTVDQIYGLPFLCLSLNKVNEEASDKVLEVERKYNEIRRPVYIKRNEIIQSIPDFWLTAFLSHPALSNLLTEEDQKIFKYLVSLDVEDCQDLKSGYSIIFNFSPNPYFEDTKLVKTYSFTEEGVANITGTTIKWKEGMVRRLPMVMVMRRREASDLLLRKGS
- the LOC120112537 gene encoding putative protein TPRXL, whose amino-acid sequence is MRALSKRRTWVFLFLVVYSLLLSSSWNLLLSIRSWYNSAAASASSRAAAGWKALYASMLYGGVFGLLSMGAALAVAVPATLVTGSRSSCCSPSPESPDGRSSPTAVGSPPTSPVSRSRSSSERKTSSSSAPSSASLPSSSDGDEAEVRTKVFVLSLHLQSLSEYFV
- the LOC120112396 gene encoding NAP1-related protein 2-like isoform X1 codes for the protein MFTCVLLCLLITSIGLYHLGTHHTVDQIYGLPFLCLSLNKVNEEASDKVLEVERKYNEIRRPVYIKRNEIIQSIPDFWLTAFLSHPALSNLLTEEDQKIFKYLVSLDVEDCQDLKSGYSIIFNFSPNPYFEDTKLVKTYSFTEEGVANITGTTIKWKEGMEIANGNGHEKKGSKRPFTEERFLILHLRVEMVTPLIPEAFILEFYMYFFMLFEVHCKCKLTV
- the LOC103711234 gene encoding receptor-like protein 52, which produces MPLLPSTKARELSPCWCSQPDPPKLMAAEAISSSLLLLIIFSFSSLAASQTKTEDGERQILLRIREDWGKPSVLSSWNDSNSTNHCNWTGIGCSAHGSVTEITLVNESISQPIPTTICELRSLSFLDLSDNYITTSFPTSLYNCSNLLHLDLSWNYFVGVIPSDIYRLSPGLTDLILSYNNFIGDIPPSIGRLQAIKNLALDGNFFAPATIPSTFRNLTQLSSLLMSKTNLKGEIPEFIWSLKKLKYLYLSANNLTGEINIDGTIGALGLKEIDVSMNQLSGSIPEEFGKLQNLSILDLSSNRLSGEIPISLQKDVGDNPDGCVCTNHAEVRQRPPASR